A window of the Bacteriovorax sp. PP10 genome harbors these coding sequences:
- a CDS encoding DUF5684 domain-containing protein translates to MTYFLYFLIFITNLLGLWKVFEKAGYPGWSAFIPLYNVYILVRIVDLPVLFILFYFVPVINIMAHAYTCFKLAQCFDKGLFYTVGIFFLPFIFIPVLGFGKSRFTGIPLRMMSL, encoded by the coding sequence GTGACCTATTTTCTATATTTCTTAATTTTTATTACTAACCTGCTTGGTCTTTGGAAAGTATTTGAAAAAGCTGGTTACCCTGGTTGGTCTGCTTTTATACCGCTCTATAACGTCTATATCTTAGTCAGAATCGTAGACTTACCTGTTCTATTTATTCTTTTCTATTTTGTCCCAGTCATCAATATTATGGCCCACGCCTATACCTGCTTTAAGCTGGCCCAGTGTTTTGATAAAGGACTCTTCTACACTGTAGGGATCTTCTTTCTCCCTTTCATTTTCATACCTGTTTTAGGTTTTGGAAAATCGCGCTTCACAGGCATTCCACTAAGGATGATGTCGCTTTAA
- the argS gene encoding arginine--tRNA ligase produces the protein MNQLANFSYDPAKCSLATSLFKALQTIEPAIPAELTVVDFFKTLEQPPEKALGDYALPCFRFAKAIKKNPNEVATELKRLLDEEKNPWVESIVLKGAFLNIFTNQKEVAKALVPTLVNGSGFNILKSNPDHNKTKVMIEFSQPNTHKEFHVGHGRNVCLGDSICRIFTYNGYKVIGANYIGDEGTHIAKCLWGVEHYTGTDKIEEQTNKAEWLGQRYVEANNKLKDAEAADKENGTTIFETYKAEVGTILKAIESKSGKYYETWKVTRQYCLDDFNRIYKWLDVKFDHFFYESEVSEASQAIVDEYMKKGLFVVDNGAVGFDMTDKKLGFFMARKSNGTTPYITKDLALAKVKFNDFDIDRSIYVVGSEQNFHFKQLFYALEKMGFPQASQCYHLSYGMVVRPDGKMSSRSGNSFTFFQLIDLVVAEINTYLEKYSTEWSKEQREDTAHKLAVGAIKYGMLQADPNKEIVFDPKEWVSFEGNSGPYLMYSYARTQSILRKATEQGLKGSLEHLDLLTHESERDLMRHLYDFNKVTINACDNYRPSTIANHLFFTCKAYNRFYTEVSVMKAETEDLRAARLSLLQAFGDTLKTGLYLLGITPPEKM, from the coding sequence GTGAATCAACTAGCAAATTTTTCTTACGACCCCGCAAAATGCTCACTAGCAACTTCGCTATTTAAAGCACTACAAACAATTGAACCAGCAATTCCTGCTGAGCTAACTGTTGTCGACTTTTTTAAAACACTTGAGCAGCCACCAGAAAAAGCATTAGGAGACTACGCTCTTCCATGTTTTCGATTTGCTAAAGCTATTAAGAAAAATCCTAATGAAGTAGCAACTGAATTAAAAAGACTTTTAGATGAAGAGAAAAACCCATGGGTTGAATCTATCGTTTTAAAAGGTGCCTTCCTAAACATCTTCACGAACCAAAAAGAAGTAGCGAAAGCTCTTGTTCCAACTTTGGTGAACGGTTCAGGATTTAATATTCTAAAATCAAACCCTGATCACAACAAAACAAAAGTTATGATCGAGTTTTCTCAACCTAACACTCACAAAGAGTTTCACGTTGGTCACGGACGTAACGTTTGTCTTGGAGACAGCATTTGCCGTATCTTCACTTACAACGGTTATAAAGTTATCGGTGCTAACTACATCGGTGATGAAGGAACTCACATTGCAAAATGTCTTTGGGGTGTAGAGCACTACACTGGAACTGATAAAATTGAAGAGCAGACAAACAAAGCTGAATGGCTTGGACAACGTTATGTTGAAGCTAACAATAAACTTAAAGATGCTGAAGCTGCAGATAAAGAAAACGGCACGACAATTTTTGAAACTTATAAAGCAGAAGTTGGCACGATCTTAAAAGCAATCGAAAGCAAATCTGGAAAGTATTACGAGACATGGAAAGTGACTCGTCAGTACTGCTTAGATGATTTCAACAGAATCTATAAATGGTTAGACGTGAAATTTGATCACTTCTTCTACGAGTCTGAAGTAAGCGAAGCTTCTCAGGCCATCGTTGATGAATATATGAAAAAAGGGTTATTCGTTGTCGATAACGGCGCCGTTGGTTTTGATATGACAGACAAGAAGCTTGGCTTCTTCATGGCAAGAAAATCAAATGGAACAACTCCGTACATTACAAAAGATCTTGCCCTGGCAAAAGTTAAGTTCAACGACTTCGACATCGATAGATCTATCTACGTTGTTGGGAGTGAACAAAACTTCCACTTCAAACAATTATTCTACGCTCTGGAAAAAATGGGATTCCCACAAGCTTCTCAGTGTTACCACTTATCTTACGGGATGGTTGTTCGTCCTGACGGAAAAATGTCATCACGTTCTGGTAACTCTTTTACTTTCTTCCAACTGATCGATTTGGTTGTCGCAGAGATCAATACGTATCTTGAAAAATACAGTACTGAATGGTCGAAAGAACAAAGAGAAGACACTGCTCATAAGCTTGCTGTTGGAGCGATTAAATACGGAATGCTTCAAGCAGACCCAAATAAAGAAATCGTTTTTGACCCGAAAGAATGGGTTTCGTTCGAAGGAAACTCAGGGCCGTACTTAATGTACAGTTACGCTCGTACGCAATCGATTTTAAGAAAAGCGACTGAGCAAGGATTAAAAGGAAGTCTGGAACACCTGGATCTTTTAACTCATGAATCAGAACGTGACTTAATGAGACACTTATACGACTTCAATAAAGTGACAATCAATGCATGTGACAACTACCGTCCTTCTACGATTGCTAATCACCTGTTCTTTACTTGTAAGGCCTATAACCGCTTCTACACTGAAGTTTCTGTTATGAAGGCAGAGACTGAAGATTTACGTGCAGCTCGCTTAAGCCTGCTTCAGGCATTTGGTGACACGTTAAAAACAGGATTATATCTTTTAGGTATTACTCCTCCAGAAAAAATGTAG
- a CDS encoding OsmC family protein, with translation MSSYVINLEWKKESEDFSYEKYNRNHTISFSGNQTLKNSASPEYLGNSDMSNPEELLASALASCHMLTFLAIASKSGYVVESYTCKAEAILGKNAEGRISVTEINLTPEISYSGDKRPSEEQLKSLHEKAHKNCFIAQSLQSKVNVL, from the coding sequence ATGAGTTCATATGTTATCAATCTTGAATGGAAAAAAGAGAGCGAAGATTTTTCGTACGAAAAATACAATCGCAATCACACTATTTCGTTCAGTGGTAACCAGACTCTAAAGAACTCTGCTTCGCCTGAGTATTTGGGAAACTCTGATATGAGTAACCCAGAAGAACTTCTGGCAAGTGCACTGGCAAGCTGTCACATGCTGACGTTTCTTGCTATCGCTTCAAAGAGTGGTTACGTTGTTGAGAGCTATACTTGTAAAGCAGAAGCTATCCTTGGAAAAAATGCTGAAGGAAGAATCAGCGTGACAGAGATCAACCTGACTCCAGAAATCAGCTACAGCGGTGACAAGAGACCTTCTGAAGAGCAATTAAAAAGTCTTCATGAGAAAGCTCACAAGAACTGCTTTATCGCTCAATCACTTCAATCAAAAGTTAATGTACTATAG